The following proteins are co-located in the Solea solea chromosome 21, fSolSol10.1, whole genome shotgun sequence genome:
- the c21h10orf90 gene encoding (E2-independent) E3 ubiquitin-conjugating enzyme FATS, whose protein sequence is MTFRRPAAHLQKAPGRRRSGDESCWESLISEGELVPHVPGPPRTRRPQSATEAGQLDKWLKHLQVMRGDPLGAPAPDHVPGVTARSASMTTLDNEQTGRTWRHQGIPPCRRGSSSNGTPSLCGSSFGSQDSLVTGVSSSSERRGSCERVHIIQTARKEHTQVSCLTPVKTRWLPIQRKVMTAAELNLDQSVGQVKLKQSITPTFLQNRVTATVQGGEVEGSHTNSSTLAVKTSQTNDQVAAQVSEKQHFPAQEGSRPVCWQALRRGWNSVRESAFPGCSRSIELPTGNPDPNRKSPQMKTTSVEPLKCTPLHGTKYTEPCRPHTLLQGTNSTEAHRSNTSLHRTSRIQPIKATAPVQIQTNSAVTTLIPQNKASFSSITISSRKVSRSASLPGSNTHSPLSQSSRPPSPLLTQQSMDQTSRHVTMQRKATIVKVTEQRVMSSPVPSTQRVGPPTAGNHLDTVVHRRKATIIKVTEHRESYSPANVGSRMRHPEYRHSYTEGGFKDNDTWSRENHSQPIAAPIYHNLDSTKRTDPCVASNTSTTHPGKDGGSLHRSTLSLFVSNPPATAAPAPSEVSPNAVGHRSDRPPRPLSCYGNLFGHTEPSKENVTHQPARKWSLGLPQEPNINPMNSISPGTAVKGAGQQVAHTLKPNRDKGERLPAPEDLTRRASTSLTLIQAPDPNSHQSPEQVLALNAAAVIANIKLQRQLSKKKTSNGNSAKDSTAPPLQGNTVTDMRKTQLDQVPVRHHSTPHAAFVPLSPEPETSPEMVSLQEALQKSKPNFIHRSQGRVQELERRVQERREKACSVAPQTRAVLKQRAHRVQPSSLNDNLVRPGDRGFTGKEMYLGSKRKLAEARRKKDGERNREVCLSNRQRVELFKKKLLDQILQRGNN, encoded by the exons ATGACTTTCCGTAGGCCAGCTGCCCACCTACAAAAAGCTCCAGGCAGGAGGAGATCAGGAGATGAGTCCTGCTGGGAGAGCTTGATATCAGAGGGCGAGCTTGTGCCCCATGTTCCTGGCCCCCCACGCACACGTCGGCCGCAGAGTGCCACTGAAGCAGGCCAGTTGGACAAATGGCTGAAGCATCTACAGGTGATGCGGGGCGACCCTCTCGGAGCACCAGCTCCTGACCACGTGCCAGGGGTCACTGCTCGCTCAGCATCCATGACAACACTGGACAACGAGCAAACAGGACGTACCTGGAGACATCAGGGGATTCCACCCTGCAGAAGGGGTTCATCTTCAAATGGGACTCCAAGCCTTTGTGGGAGCTCTTTCGGCAGCCAGGATTCACTCGTAACcggtgtttcttcttcttcagagcGCCGAGGAAGCTGTGAGAGAGTTCATATCATACAGACCGCCAGGAAGGAGCACACCCAAGTCAGCTGTCTTACTCCAGTCAAAACTAGGTGGCTACCAATCCAAAGAAAAGTGATGACGGCAGCAGAGCTGAATTTGGACCAGTCTGTTGGCCAG gtgAAACTAAAACAATCCATCACTCCGACATTTCTGCAGAATAGAGTCACAGCCACGGTGCAGG GTGGTGAGGTTGAGGGAAGTCACACCAATTCAAGCACTTTAGCTGTGAAGACTTCGCAGACAAATGATCAAGTCGCTGCCCAG GTGTCAGAGAAACAACACTTTCCTGCTCAGGAAGGTAGCAGACCTGTTTGCTGGCAAGCTCTGAGGAGAGGCTGGAATAGTGTCAGGGAATCAGCTTTCCCTGGATGCAGCCGGTCCATTGAGCTCCCCACAGGGAACCCAGACCCTAACAGGAAGTCTCCTCAGATGAAAACCACCAGCGTAGAGCCCCTCAAGTGTACTCCTCTGCATGGAACAAAATATACAGAGCCCTGCCGACCACACACTCTGCTGCAAGGCACAAACAGCACAGAGGCACACAGGTCCAATACTTCTTTGCATAGGACAAGCAGAATCCAGCCCATAAAGGCAACAGCTCCAgtgcaaatacaaacaaactctGCTGTGACAACACTCATTCCTCAGAACAAAGCCAGcttctcctccatcaccatctcCTCCAGGAAAGTGAGCAGATCAGCAAGTCTGCCCGGCTCAAACACCCACAGTCCCCTCTCTCAGTCCAGTAGACCTCCTTCTCCCCTCCTAACTCAGCAGTCCATGGATCAAACCTCCAGGCATGTCACAATGCAGAGGAAGGCCACTATAGTAAAAGTGACAGAGCAAAGGGTGATGTCCAGCCCTGTACCGAGCACACAAAGAGTAGGCCCACCAACAGCTGGCAACCACTTGGACACGGTTGTCCACAGGAGAAAGGCTACCATCATCAAAGTGACGGAGCACAGGGAGAGCTACAGTCCAGCTAATGTAGGGTCCAGGATGAGACACCCAGAGTACAGACACAGCTACACAGAGGGAGGGTTCAAAGACAACGACACATGGAGTAGGGAAAACCATTCTCAACCCATTGCAGCACCTATATATCACAATTTGGATTCCACAAAGAGGACAGATCCTTGTGTAGCATCAAACACATCAACCACACATCCAGGGAAAGACGGTGGAAGTCTACACAGATCCACACTGAGTCTTTTTGTTAGCAACCCCCCTGCCACAGCAGCACCCGCTCCCTCTGAGGTTTCTCCAAATGCTGTTGGACATAGATCGGACAGGCCGCCCAGGCCACTGAGCTGCTATGGCAATCTGTTTGGACACACTGAGCCGAGCAAGGAGAATGTGACACACCAGCCTGCCAGGAAATGGAGCTTGGGGCTCCCACAAGAGCCCAACATCAACCCTATGAACTCCATCAGCCCTGGAACAGCGGTAAAAGGAGCAGGTCAGCAAGTGGCACACACACTTAAGCCAAACAGAGACAAGGGGGAACGACTGCCTGCACCAGAGGATTTGACAAGGAGGGCGTCTACGTCTCTGACTCTCATCCAGGCTCCGG ATCCCAACTCACATCAGTCTCCAGAGCAGGTGCTCGCACTCAACGCGGCTGCAGTCATCGCAAATATCAAGCTCCAAAGACAActcagtaaaaagaaaacatcaaatgGCAATTCTGCAAAGGACTCCACCGCgccaccactccagggaaatACTG TGACAGATATGCGTAAGACACAACTTGATCAAGTCCCTGTCAGGCACCACAGTACGCCTCATGCTGCATTTGTTCCGCTGAGTCCTGAGCCTGAAACTTCACCTGAGATGGTTTCCCTACAG gaagCCTTGCAAAAGTCCAAACCAAACTTCATCCATCGATCCCAAGGCAGAGTGCAGGAGTTGGAAAGGAGAGTGCAGGAAAGACGAGAGAAGGCGTGTTCTGTGGCTCCTCAGACCAGAGCTGTTCTTAAGCAAAGAGCCCACCGCGTCCAGCCTTCCTCTCTGAACG ATAACCTTGTCAGACCTGGAGATAGAGGCTTTACGGGGAAAGAGATGTATCTCGGATCCAAGCG GAAACTTGCCGAGGCgaggaggaagaaagatggagagaggaacAGGGAGGTGTGTTTGAGCAACAGACAGAGAGTTGAACTTTTCAAAAAG AAACTGTTGGATCAGATTCTCCAAAGGGGCAACAACTGA